cccctagtcgggagctcccgactagaaactcttacttgttcacTATTCTTCTCATGGTGTTTATCTTTTCCTCTTTCAAATATAATGATATCTCTCACTGCTTGTCGCTTACAATCTGTGTCCTTTATTCACATCTCCTCGCGAGCTGTTCCACATCGTCATTCGTAAATGTTTCACTGATAAAGTGCAATCTGTTGCTCCCCTCTCCCTGGTCCAAGAACTGCAGGGCTTACATTTTATTAAGGGTATTACAAAGTGTTGGGCAGACTAATTGCAAAACCTCACAGACCCACGTCAACCcgcccacccacacacacacacagacacatacacacagacgaGCCTGCCAtgttgccgcttgccacaCGATTTTGTTCTCGTTCTTTCGACTGTTGCATTTTTGGCTGCATTTTGGCttagttttatttacttttttttggcttttctaTTTGGCTTTGTGAGTTGGCAGCAAATTCATTGACGCTGATTAATTGCCGCCGCCAGTGACCCTGCCCCGTTTAGGGGCGTTTGCTATTTCGACCAACTGCAAAAAATCGTCTGCGGCGGTTTTCCCAACTGAAATAAAAGCTTGAAATACAAATGCCCCCAATTACTGTCCCATTTCATAAAAGCCAGTTTCATCTTCATACATCAGAGACTGAGGATtaatttgtattcattttgtatttggctTTTACCCGCTCAGTAAATGACCGCTATTCCTTTTAATGTAGACCCTTATCCATATGAAATGTATCTTAACATTCcaatcaaattgatttaagttaCTTTAATCaatcgattgattgattgtctTTTTTCAACTACTATGCATTGATCAGATGGATAAAAGTACAACTCTTTATGGAAAATTTTatcaattgattgattgacgaactgattgatttattgtttttttttttgacttacCGATCAATCAGTTTGCTTATTGTCTGCATATTACTTAGTGATATGCATATTGATTGGCCTACTGATTGATTATTTAGCCAATTCGAGATTAAAATCATTATACTGCCTTCATTTATGTTGATTGATTGACGGACTGACAGTTGATTTGATCTATAAGAACGGCGGAGATATATCGTGCGAAATAATGTAGTTACCCCAATAATACGTTTATTTGGTCTATTCTACATTCAGAACATggttcaaattttgttttaatacaTCAAATCCGATTGAtggatatatttattgataaaagCAACTTGTATATAActacatttatatttcttaGCTTAAATTCGAGCTAATTGACTAAGTCTAGGTTGTTTTATCCTGGTATACTTCGCACATTGTCATTGATTgttttgattgactgattgatttaCTTCAAATTTCACATATCTCTATTGGATGCAGCTATAAATTTATATCTTTTGTCTCGTGCGTATAATCCCTTATTTAACTGCTAGTTTTATATAAACTACAGACTGCCTCTTTCaagtgattgattgattgagtgCTTTGATTGTACTGTCCTACATACATTTCAGTTCGAATTGTATTCAaactaaaacattttttttgatttacttAAATACGAATTTTAAAAGCTATCACATTACGGATTCCATTTCGTTACTACAAATGCCATCAAATGCGTCGTTCGTTGCGACGGGCATAGTAAAAGCCGCCATAGTATTCCTCCAGATCGCATAGCtcccgctgcagctgctcctccaGCTTGGCCTGGGCGGCTCGCTGGCGTGCCGTCAGACGCCGCACGCTGCTCTGACTGCTGCCGGGCAGGCGGAAACTCAGACGGCTTCGCACCTTAACATCGCCCACGACGCACTCCTCATAGAGCGGCGGCTCCTCCTGCCGCACCAGTTCCTCGTGCTGTGGGCAACGACGTGCGTCCGTGTGCGAGGGAAAGCCACGCGGCGTTGTCTGCCCCGAGAGCGCCTCGCTGATGTCGTGCGGACGCGGCGCGGCCGGTAACTGACGCTTGCCACTTGTATGCTCGAACATGCACTTCCACTGCGCATAGTTGTTGTCCGCCTGCGTtggctgcttctgctgcttggGCGGCATCAGCAgggtgctgcagctgccgaaGGAGGAGCAGCGCGGCATGGGACGCAGTAGAGCAGTGCGTGCGCTGCAGCCGCGTTGGAAGCCGCCGCTGCAGCCAACGCCGCGTCGCTTACTTGACCGCAAATGGCGGTTCAGAGTGCGGCGCAGCTTGGCCAGCAATTGGCTGAATTTTGGTCGTGGCGAcaggcagcagccacagccgctGGGCGTCGTGTTGCTGCCACCTGAGCTGGCGGCGTTGGAGTGTGAATTGCCCATACTTTCGAGTAGGTGTTTGGACTTCTCTGTCGAATATGTTTAATAGATGTGTGTActttgcgtgtgtgttgctCGTCTGGCGGTCGAGAAGCTTCTGTGTGCTGTGGCCTCCGCGGCAGCTGTATTTAAGGCCAGTTACCATTTTACCTGCCCGCCCAGGTACGCGTTTTGTGCAATCTTATTGCGACCGTTGCGCGCCATAAAAGCTGCCTGCTTTGCATCCCATTTATGAGGCATCATTAAATCGGGTTTTGTGTAAATCCCTTTTGGTTTTTGTCGCACCACAAGGCCTCATAAAAGCGCACGTGTTCGCGCCTGGCAAACCTGCCCGCCTGACCTTTGCCACAACATGCTGCAAGCTGTGGCAATTGTCTGCAGTTGGGCGCCACTTCAGACGACTGCTAATTGTTAATGAATTGCAGCAGCTATCATTAGCCGCAGCTATCATTCAGCTGCCACATGCGCCACTTGCAACAGCACTTGCTGACGTGGCACAGATGAAGCTCTGCCCCGGCTCCGCATTTGTTTGCGGCTTTGTCAATTGTGGCTTTTTGCGTGTCAGCAAGGCCCTCATTAGCCCGGCTTTGGCCACTTGTTTATGCAACTTGTGTCTTTCACACGCATATGCAATATATACAACATTTAATCCGATTAAGTTTTGTCTAGCTTTAGTTTGCCTTTGCCTGCGACTCTTTCA
This window of the Drosophila virilis strain 15010-1051.87 chromosome X, Dvir_AGI_RSII-ME, whole genome shotgun sequence genome carries:
- the nullo gene encoding protein nullo; this translates as MGNSHSNAASSGGSNTTPSGCGCCLSPRPKFSQLLAKLRRTLNRHLRSSKRRGVGCSGGFQRGCSARTALLRPMPRCSSFGSCSTLLMPPKQQKQPTQADNNYAQWKCMFEHTSGKRQLPAAPRPHDISEALSGQTTPRGFPSHTDARRCPQHEELVRQEEPPLYEECVVGDVKVRSRLSFRLPGSSQSSVRRLTARQRAAQAKLEEQLQRELCDLEEYYGGFYYARRNERRI